From a single Paenibacillus sp. FSL R5-0345 genomic region:
- a CDS encoding Crp/Fnr family transcriptional regulator translates to MILHKGEVLFRQGDSCEFLYKVKSGLFKVTRLHENGNMVLFNILYPGEMVPHHSLISPKEAHGTAVAMMKSEVEAVPSAAWYQQLSEDPGQAMEIARLLQEKVRFMQTRLDHLTVGTPAERLELLTRWFNDYSHGAMLTELLTQEEIGQLIGVRRETINRLLRSVE, encoded by the coding sequence ATGATACTGCATAAGGGGGAAGTCTTGTTCCGTCAAGGGGACAGCTGCGAATTCTTATACAAGGTGAAAAGTGGGCTGTTCAAGGTAACAAGACTTCATGAAAATGGGAACATGGTGCTGTTTAACATCTTGTATCCCGGAGAGATGGTTCCCCATCATTCACTCATTTCGCCAAAGGAGGCGCATGGAACAGCAGTTGCGATGATGAAGAGCGAGGTGGAGGCAGTCCCTTCAGCGGCATGGTATCAACAGTTAAGTGAAGATCCGGGTCAAGCGATGGAAATCGCCAGGCTGCTCCAAGAGAAGGTGCGATTTATGCAGACACGCCTGGATCACCTTACCGTAGGTACCCCTGCAGAACGCCTGGAATTGCTTACCCGATGGTTCAATGACTACTCACATGGCGCAATGCTAACAGAGTTATTGACACAGGAAGAAATAGGACAATTGATCGGTGTGAGGCGTGAAACAATCAATCGATTGCTACGGAGTGTAGAGTGA
- a CDS encoding PTS fructose transporter subunit IIABC yields MKITDLMIKDTMIMDLKATTKEGAIDELIASLAASGRINDPVLFKEMILKREEQSSTGIGGGIAMPHAKTKAVNEATVVFAKSATGVEFESLDDEPARIFFMIAAPEGAGNMHLRTLASLSRLLIDSEFIEQLMNTRTPAEVSALFDAKQAEGEAKEKESEAAEAVKKSEPEKLIIGNPDSQAFVVAVTACPTGIAHTFMAEDALKKKALEMGVNIRVETNGSEGAKNVLTADEIRRASGVIVAADKQVEMARFDGKPVLQRPVSDGIRKSEELIRKAMNGDAPIYHNEGRSGNEGESKEKSGSIGSKIYKDLMNGISHMLPFVVGGGILLAISFLIEQVGGEDHPLFQLLQTIGGGDGAFHFLIPVLAGFIAISIGDRPALMPGMVGGYMALNSNAGFLGGLAAGFLAGYVVIGLRKVFAGLPKTLDGLKPILLYPVFGLLITGGLMYYLFDPIFSWMNVGLINWLNDLGTVNAVILGLVLGGMMAIDMGGPFNKAAYTFAIGVFTTSGNTNGFMMAAVMAGGMVPPLAIALATTFFKNKFTESERKSGLTNYVLGLSFITEGAIPFAAADPLRVLTSCILGSAVAGGLTQFWNINVPAPHGGIFVAALSSHALLFLLAVLVGSVISGLMLGLWKKPLEAK; encoded by the coding sequence ATGAAAATTACGGATTTAATGATAAAAGATACAATGATTATGGATTTAAAAGCAACCACTAAAGAAGGGGCAATTGATGAATTGATTGCCAGTCTTGCCGCAAGTGGTCGTATCAATGATCCTGTTCTATTTAAAGAGATGATTCTGAAGCGTGAAGAGCAATCCAGTACTGGGATTGGTGGCGGTATCGCAATGCCACATGCTAAGACTAAAGCGGTGAATGAAGCGACAGTTGTGTTTGCCAAGAGTGCGACAGGCGTCGAATTCGAATCGCTTGATGATGAGCCGGCTCGGATTTTCTTTATGATTGCCGCCCCAGAAGGAGCGGGCAACATGCATCTTCGTACATTGGCCTCGCTGTCCAGACTGTTGATCGATAGTGAATTCATTGAACAGCTGATGAATACCCGAACGCCAGCTGAGGTATCCGCCTTGTTCGATGCGAAGCAGGCGGAAGGAGAAGCCAAGGAGAAAGAGAGCGAAGCTGCTGAAGCTGTTAAGAAGTCAGAACCTGAAAAGCTAATTATCGGCAACCCGGATTCCCAAGCATTCGTCGTAGCTGTTACAGCTTGTCCTACCGGAATTGCGCATACCTTTATGGCTGAAGATGCGCTCAAGAAGAAGGCTCTGGAAATGGGAGTTAATATCCGTGTAGAAACGAATGGTTCTGAGGGAGCCAAGAACGTCTTAACAGCCGATGAAATTCGGCGTGCAAGTGGTGTAATTGTCGCAGCGGATAAACAGGTGGAAATGGCTCGCTTCGATGGTAAGCCTGTGCTGCAGAGACCGGTTAGTGACGGTATTCGTAAATCGGAAGAACTTATTCGCAAAGCAATGAACGGCGATGCACCGATCTACCATAATGAAGGCCGCAGTGGCAATGAGGGAGAATCAAAAGAGAAGTCAGGTAGTATCGGCAGTAAAATATATAAGGACTTGATGAACGGTATCTCCCACATGCTGCCGTTTGTAGTCGGTGGTGGTATTCTGCTGGCGATCTCCTTCCTGATTGAACAAGTCGGCGGAGAGGATCATCCACTATTCCAGTTACTGCAGACGATTGGCGGCGGCGATGGTGCCTTCCATTTCCTAATTCCTGTCCTTGCAGGATTTATTGCGATTAGTATTGGTGATCGTCCAGCCCTGATGCCGGGTATGGTTGGCGGTTACATGGCCTTGAATTCCAATGCTGGATTCCTCGGCGGTCTGGCTGCAGGTTTCTTGGCTGGTTATGTTGTTATCGGTCTGCGCAAGGTGTTTGCAGGTCTGCCAAAAACGCTCGACGGATTAAAGCCAATTCTGTTATATCCGGTATTTGGTCTATTGATTACCGGTGGATTGATGTATTACCTGTTCGATCCGATCTTTAGCTGGATGAACGTAGGGCTCATTAATTGGCTTAACGATCTTGGAACCGTTAATGCAGTAATTCTGGGTCTCGTTCTTGGTGGCATGATGGCTATTGATATGGGAGGTCCTTTCAATAAAGCGGCCTACACTTTTGCCATCGGGGTATTCACTACCAGTGGAAATACTAACGGATTCATGATGGCAGCTGTAATGGCAGGCGGTATGGTTCCTCCACTTGCAATAGCGCTTGCTACTACCTTCTTCAAGAATAAATTTACAGAATCAGAACGTAAATCAGGGTTAACAAACTATGTATTGGGCTTATCGTTCATTACAGAAGGGGCGATTCCATTCGCCGCTGCCGATCCATTGCGTGTTCTGACCTCTTGTATCCTAGGTTCAGCCGTAGCTGGTGGTCTCACTCAGTTTTGGAATATCAACGTCCCAGCACCGCATGGCGGGATCTTTGTAGCCGCACTTTCGAGCCACGCATTGTTGTTCCTGTTGGCTGTTCTGGTCGGATCTGTTATTTCCGGATTAATGCTAGGATTATGGAAGAAACCTCTTGAGGCAAAATAA
- the pfkB gene encoding 1-phosphofructokinase: MIYTVTLNPSIDYIVEVEDLRLGDLNRMKRDLKLPGGKGINVSRVLNQLEVQNKAIGFLGGFTGRYIEEWLRKESISSDFVFVSDDTRINIKLKHGEETEINGAGPVINDTEADALLQKLSALNEADVVILSGSVPPSLGADFYDKLISVCKQRRAEFVIDTTGSALTMALPHQPLLVKPNHHELAELFGVTIQTKEEIITYGRKLLEAGAKHVLVSMAGEGALFITDQGVYHANAPKGTVKNSVGAGDSMIAGFVGTLSLTGDLMEAFRAGVASGSATAFSDDLANREFIEKLRPLIDISEV; this comes from the coding sequence ATGATCTATACAGTAACGCTAAATCCTTCCATTGATTACATCGTGGAAGTTGAAGATTTGAGACTAGGTGATTTGAACCGGATGAAACGTGATTTGAAGCTTCCCGGTGGTAAAGGGATTAACGTGTCCCGCGTGTTAAATCAGCTTGAGGTTCAGAATAAGGCTATAGGCTTCCTTGGTGGATTCACCGGGCGATATATTGAGGAATGGTTGCGGAAAGAATCAATTTCTAGTGATTTCGTATTTGTTTCTGATGATACCCGAATTAATATCAAACTTAAGCATGGAGAAGAGACAGAGATTAACGGTGCAGGGCCTGTCATCAATGATACGGAGGCTGATGCGCTGTTGCAGAAGCTATCCGCTTTGAACGAGGCTGATGTTGTGATCTTGTCGGGAAGTGTTCCCCCATCGCTTGGCGCAGATTTCTATGACAAGTTGATATCTGTATGCAAGCAGAGAAGGGCCGAATTTGTAATTGATACTACAGGGTCAGCGCTGACAATGGCACTCCCTCATCAGCCGTTGCTCGTTAAGCCCAATCATCATGAGCTTGCAGAGCTATTCGGCGTTACGATACAGACTAAGGAAGAAATCATTACTTATGGACGTAAGCTGCTGGAAGCAGGCGCGAAGCATGTGTTGGTTTCAATGGCGGGTGAAGGTGCCTTATTCATAACGGATCAGGGGGTATACCACGCCAATGCTCCAAAAGGAACAGTAAAGAATTCTGTGGGCGCAGGGGACTCCATGATCGCTGGATTCGTAGGTACATTATCCTTGACTGGAGATTTGATGGAGGCGTTCCGAGCAGGTGTTGCCTCAGGAAGTGCAACGGCGTTCTCAGATGACCTGGCAAATAGAGAATTTATCGAGAAACTTAGACCGCTGATCGACATCTCAGAAGTGTAA
- a CDS encoding DeoR/GlpR family DNA-binding transcription regulator, with protein sequence MGWRCNLKERTTMLFEEERKQRIVLFVEKNSRASVQELSQELGVSESTVRRDLKELEEAKLLKRTHGGAVSLQSVNFEASYPDKEDRLLDEKQRIARKAVEMIEEGDAILLDAGTTTLQIAKELKTFSNIKVITNSIMALNELRDCRNIEVSITGGMLRPDTLAFVGPMTERSLEMVRVDKTFLATNGLDLREGITTPNMLEAATKRKMISVAKQVILLADHSKLGQVSFCKVADVMEMDHCIIDSGASDKFIRELTQMGVDVSLV encoded by the coding sequence ATGGGATGGCGCTGTAACTTAAAGGAGCGAACCACGATGTTGTTTGAGGAAGAGAGAAAACAAAGAATCGTGCTTTTTGTGGAAAAGAATTCAAGAGCTTCGGTACAAGAGCTAAGTCAGGAACTGGGTGTATCCGAATCCACTGTACGCCGTGACCTGAAAGAGCTTGAAGAAGCTAAGTTGTTGAAACGAACACATGGCGGGGCAGTTTCCCTGCAGAGTGTCAACTTTGAGGCGTCCTATCCAGATAAAGAAGATCGCTTGTTGGATGAGAAGCAGAGGATTGCACGCAAGGCTGTAGAGATGATTGAGGAAGGCGATGCTATTCTGCTGGATGCTGGAACAACAACGCTGCAGATTGCCAAAGAATTAAAGACTTTTTCTAATATCAAGGTGATTACGAATTCAATCATGGCGCTCAATGAGTTGAGGGATTGCCGGAATATAGAAGTTTCGATTACAGGTGGTATGCTGCGGCCCGATACACTGGCTTTTGTAGGACCGATGACAGAACGTTCTTTAGAAATGGTGCGAGTGGATAAAACCTTTCTTGCAACTAACGGATTGGACCTACGAGAAGGCATCACGACTCCAAATATGCTTGAGGCTGCGACTAAGCGCAAAATGATCTCGGTTGCGAAGCAAGTGATTCTGCTCGCTGATCATAGCAAACTGGGTCAGGTATCCTTCTGCAAGGTTGCCGATGTGATGGAAATGGACCACTGCATTATTGATTCTGGTGCATCTGACAAGTTCATCCGTGAGCTCACGCAAATGGGCGTTGACGTCTCTCTGGTATGA
- a CDS encoding AI-2E family transporter: MFLLQQQKYFRTSLAIIAFLLILYLGSKVMFLFAPLAAIFRLLLVPMVLSGFMYYLLRPLVRLLEKRKLNRTLSILLIYFLFAGLFILFWVLVWPTLQEQIQNFIDNTPYLVQGLQDQFNALRDNPSLSRFFQGDSDIAARISEYLSDAITWVTNSMSNLIGVVSSIVILIATLPIILYYMLKDDYKLSPKLQSLIPKKYRKESKEMFGDIDSALSSFIVTRVVLNVVLGIMLYIGFLIIGLPYSLLLAVISVPLNFIPYVGSFLAGIPVVIVGFIESPTMAIWSLVVIFIAQQIQDNVLSPIIYGKSLDVHPLTTVLLVLIGGDFYGIIGVLIALPVYMIAKIIFLRVYEIIVADREEEAEPLKNEQL, from the coding sequence ATGTTTCTATTGCAACAACAGAAGTATTTTCGGACAAGTCTTGCTATTATCGCTTTTTTACTTATTTTGTACTTAGGCTCTAAAGTAATGTTTCTATTCGCACCACTGGCTGCCATTTTCAGATTATTACTCGTTCCCATGGTACTATCAGGTTTCATGTACTACCTGTTACGGCCGTTAGTAAGGCTTCTTGAAAAAAGAAAATTAAACCGCACACTCTCCATCCTGCTCATTTATTTCCTATTTGCGGGATTGTTCATTCTCTTCTGGGTTCTAGTCTGGCCGACGCTGCAAGAACAAATTCAGAACTTTATTGATAACACCCCTTATCTCGTTCAGGGATTACAAGATCAGTTCAATGCATTAAGGGACAATCCGTCATTGTCACGTTTTTTCCAAGGAGACTCTGACATAGCTGCCCGTATATCAGAATATCTAAGCGATGCTATTACTTGGGTGACCAATTCGATGTCCAATTTGATCGGCGTAGTTTCCAGTATTGTTATTCTAATCGCTACCTTGCCCATCATTCTGTACTACATGCTGAAAGATGACTATAAGCTATCCCCTAAATTACAGAGTCTAATCCCGAAAAAATACCGTAAGGAAAGCAAAGAGATGTTCGGGGATATCGACAGCGCACTGAGCAGCTTCATTGTCACACGTGTGGTGCTAAACGTCGTACTCGGTATTATGTTATATATCGGATTCCTTATCATCGGACTGCCTTACTCACTGCTGCTCGCAGTAATTTCTGTACCGCTCAATTTCATTCCTTATGTGGGTTCTTTCCTTGCGGGAATACCGGTAGTTATTGTTGGATTCATTGAGTCACCTACGATGGCAATATGGTCTTTGGTTGTCATATTCATTGCTCAGCAAATCCAAGATAACGTACTCTCACCGATCATTTACGGAAAATCATTAGATGTTCATCCACTAACTACTGTCCTTCTTGTTCTTATAGGCGGTGATTTCTACGGTATTATTGGCGTGCTAATTGCACTGCCCGTCTATATGATTGCCAAAATTATTTTCCTGCGAGTGTATGAGATAATTGTTGCAGATCGAGAGGAAGAGGCTGAGCCTCTGAAGAATGAACAGCTATAA
- a CDS encoding uracil-DNA glycosylase codes for MFGNDWDEILREEMQKTYFLELMANLESEYKDHTVYPPKELLFTALRLTPYSETRVVILGQDPYHGAGQAHGLSFSVNPGVRVPPSLRNIYTELTEDVGVPIPNHGSLLGWAEQGVLMLNSVLTVREGEPNSHKGLGWETFTDAIMKKLNERTTPIVFILWGSHSQKKGAFIDQSRHEVIQSPHPSPLSSYRGFFGSRPFSKVNQFLEPKGMKGIDWFISDL; via the coding sequence ATGTTCGGCAACGATTGGGATGAGATATTACGGGAAGAAATGCAAAAAACTTATTTTCTGGAGCTTATGGCTAATCTGGAAAGTGAATATAAGGATCATACGGTCTATCCGCCAAAAGAATTGCTATTCACGGCGTTAAGGCTTACGCCATATAGTGAGACACGGGTTGTTATTCTGGGTCAGGATCCCTACCATGGGGCGGGACAAGCTCACGGCTTAAGCTTCTCTGTAAATCCGGGCGTGCGTGTACCGCCTTCACTGCGTAATATTTATACGGAGCTAACGGAGGATGTCGGAGTACCGATTCCTAACCATGGGTCCTTACTGGGATGGGCAGAACAGGGAGTACTTATGCTCAACTCAGTACTAACGGTACGAGAGGGAGAACCGAATTCTCATAAAGGTTTAGGCTGGGAGACATTCACAGACGCTATAATGAAGAAGTTAAATGAAAGAACTACACCGATAGTTTTTATTTTATGGGGAAGTCACTCACAAAAAAAAGGCGCCTTTATAGACCAAAGTCGACATGAGGTTATTCAGTCTCCACACCCGAGTCCGCTCTCTTCCTATCGTGGATTCTTTGGTAGTCGTCCTTTTTCGAAGGTCAATCAGTTTTTGGAGCCGAAGGGTATGAAAGGGATCGATTGGTTCATTTCGGACTTATAG
- the rnhA gene encoding ribonuclease H — MAKQKYYVVWEGKQPGVYSTWAECQAQTDHYTGAKYKSYESKAAADAAYTAGWKGNWGTGASASGAAKSKGTSSFKRSASVETSAEIDYDSISVDVGTRGNPGPVEYKGVDTQTGDIIFSCGPIKKGTNNLGEFLAIVHALALLKKEGSKKTVYSDSVNAMKWVKQKKVATTLPRDASTEEIWVLIDRAERWLQTNTYDNKVLKWQTKEWGEIKADYGRK, encoded by the coding sequence ATGGCTAAACAGAAGTATTATGTAGTATGGGAAGGCAAGCAACCGGGAGTCTACAGCACTTGGGCAGAATGTCAGGCGCAGACCGATCACTATACCGGAGCCAAATATAAATCTTATGAATCTAAAGCGGCGGCAGATGCGGCTTACACAGCAGGTTGGAAAGGCAATTGGGGAACAGGGGCATCTGCATCTGGCGCAGCTAAGTCTAAGGGGACAAGTTCTTTTAAACGAAGCGCATCAGTTGAGACCTCAGCAGAAATTGATTACGACAGCATATCAGTAGATGTAGGAACTCGAGGCAATCCGGGTCCAGTTGAATACAAAGGCGTGGATACACAAACCGGAGATATTATTTTCTCTTGTGGGCCGATTAAAAAAGGAACTAATAATCTAGGTGAATTTTTAGCAATTGTGCATGCCTTGGCGCTGCTGAAGAAAGAGGGAAGTAAGAAGACGGTCTACAGTGACTCTGTGAATGCAATGAAATGGGTAAAGCAGAAAAAGGTTGCGACAACCTTGCCGCGCGATGCTTCAACAGAGGAGATTTGGGTGCTTATTGACCGGGCAGAACGTTGGTTACAAACCAATACGTATGACAATAAAGTGCTGAAATGGCAGACCAAAGAGTGGGGCGAAATCAAGGCAGATTACGGTCGGAAATAG
- a CDS encoding Gfo/Idh/MocA family protein, producing the protein MLRIGLIGFGFMGRMHFDNYVRLMEEGHPIALKAICDLRIEELKDGKADGNMSTAQEVYDLTAYNLYDDLEKMIAGEELDMIDIAVPTYLHAEMACSLLERGYHVFCEKPMARTSVEAQKMVETAERSGKKLMIGQCLRFWPGYEYLKEVVETEQFGKVTEGYFYRGSGAPKDWFLDEKLSGGAILDMHIHDTDMINYLFGRPDKVSTLGRNVLPESGYDIVSTHYFYKDAKVINAQVDWTLEGDFGFYMGYRVNFERGNVVFDGSGVKVNPNDGAGFTVELSPDAGYYRELVYFLDAIIQEKPIVICTPESAAESVEIIEAEVQSANAEGEWIVLN; encoded by the coding sequence ATGTTAAGAATAGGTTTGATTGGCTTTGGATTTATGGGACGGATGCATTTTGATAATTATGTTCGCTTAATGGAAGAGGGGCATCCCATCGCCCTTAAAGCCATTTGTGATTTGCGAATTGAGGAACTAAAAGACGGTAAAGCGGACGGCAATATGAGTACCGCTCAAGAAGTGTATGATTTAACAGCTTACAATCTCTATGATGATCTGGAGAAAATGATTGCGGGTGAGGAACTGGATATGATCGATATTGCAGTTCCTACTTACCTGCATGCTGAAATGGCTTGTTCGCTGCTAGAACGTGGATATCATGTCTTCTGTGAGAAGCCGATGGCTAGAACTTCAGTAGAAGCGCAGAAAATGGTAGAAACCGCGGAGCGCAGTGGAAAAAAGCTGATGATCGGACAGTGCCTTCGTTTTTGGCCAGGGTATGAATATTTGAAAGAAGTTGTCGAAACTGAGCAATTTGGTAAAGTAACGGAAGGGTATTTCTACCGGGGTTCAGGAGCTCCTAAAGATTGGTTTCTGGATGAGAAGCTAAGCGGCGGAGCTATCCTGGATATGCATATTCACGATACGGATATGATTAATTATCTATTCGGCAGACCGGATAAAGTATCGACTTTAGGAAGGAATGTTCTCCCAGAAAGTGGATACGATATTGTTTCTACACACTATTTTTATAAGGATGCAAAGGTGATCAATGCTCAGGTGGACTGGACGCTGGAGGGCGACTTTGGTTTCTACATGGGGTACAGAGTTAACTTCGAGCGAGGAAATGTTGTATTTGATGGTAGTGGAGTCAAGGTGAATCCCAATGATGGAGCAGGCTTTACGGTAGAGCTTTCCCCGGATGCGGGTTACTACAGAGAGTTGGTTTACTTCCTGGATGCGATTATTCAAGAGAAGCCTATCGTTATATGTACGCCGGAGAGTGCAGCAGAATCTGTGGAGATCATAGAGGCGGAAGTACAGTCAGCGAATGCCGAAGGGGAATGGATTGTACTTAACTAA
- a CDS encoding sugar phosphate isomerase/epimerase family protein → MKKGINIWSFREGTEIKECVRLAKAAGFEGIELSLNETGELGLQTTEKEARILRDSINETGLEIAGLATGLYWSYAMTSESEANRTKAIDVCKKQLELAAALGVDTILVIPGAVGVDFIEGCEVVDYEKAYDRALEAISHLAKDAEQAGVSIGLENVWNKFLLSPLELRTFIDTVGSSYVGSYLDVGNIVHSGYPEQWIRILGHRIKKVHFKDYRRTAGGLHGFVDLLAGDVDYPAVMKALDEIGYNNYVTGEMIPSYTHYTEQIIFNTSAAMDAILGRTAFKA, encoded by the coding sequence ATGAAAAAGGGAATCAACATCTGGTCGTTTCGAGAGGGAACAGAAATTAAAGAATGCGTACGTCTGGCCAAAGCGGCTGGATTTGAGGGTATCGAACTGTCATTAAATGAGACAGGTGAACTTGGCTTGCAAACCACTGAGAAGGAAGCACGTATCCTTCGTGATTCTATTAATGAAACGGGTCTAGAGATTGCGGGACTGGCAACTGGGCTATATTGGTCTTATGCGATGACAAGTGAATCTGAAGCTAATCGAACTAAGGCAATCGACGTATGTAAAAAGCAACTGGAGCTCGCGGCTGCGCTTGGTGTAGATACGATTCTTGTCATCCCTGGCGCTGTTGGTGTGGATTTTATCGAGGGCTGTGAGGTTGTTGATTATGAAAAAGCTTATGATAGAGCACTGGAAGCGATTAGTCATTTAGCCAAGGATGCTGAGCAAGCAGGCGTTTCCATTGGACTTGAGAATGTATGGAATAAATTCTTGCTGTCTCCGCTTGAATTACGTACTTTTATTGATACGGTGGGTTCCAGTTATGTAGGTTCTTATCTTGATGTTGGGAATATCGTCCATTCCGGTTATCCAGAGCAGTGGATACGGATTCTAGGTCACAGAATTAAAAAGGTGCACTTCAAAGATTACCGCCGTACGGCTGGCGGGCTTCACGGATTCGTTGATTTGCTCGCTGGGGATGTTGATTATCCGGCAGTCATGAAAGCGCTTGATGAAATTGGATACAACAATTATGTTACAGGTGAAATGATACCGTCGTACACACATTATACAGAGCAAATTATTTTTAATACTTCCGCAGCTATGGATGCCATCCTTGGACGCACCGCATTCAAAGCTTAG
- a CDS encoding AraC family transcriptional regulator, giving the protein MSDKDPSYPLRKQVPSRDWSPGIHYAQLQTLPTCTFPRRRLYDFELLYVRQGKLLTKMDTEEYILHAGQLIFLSSGVYHQNAILSDSDTKLIGIHFDFFGESIITHEEDMVVKEDEVMDDKFAFEAVTAPFMPLSQEPIYSPPPECVHAMEQLVHEFTMRPAGYEWVCRGLLLGILTSLLRSQNSRDAAKSSVHTERIRALIEEIEERLAERWTNKSMAAAMNMHEDHFAKLFREVAGMPPGEYLRSIRHREARKLLRETDWPIERVGEQVGYPDIHYFSRVFSANEGISPRAYRKLSRIL; this is encoded by the coding sequence ATGTCTGACAAAGATCCGTCTTATCCATTGAGAAAGCAGGTACCCTCTCGTGATTGGTCACCCGGAATTCACTATGCACAATTGCAGACACTTCCCACTTGTACCTTTCCAAGAAGAAGACTATATGACTTCGAGCTACTATATGTTCGCCAGGGCAAATTATTAACAAAGATGGATACGGAGGAATATATACTGCACGCTGGACAGCTAATATTCCTCTCATCCGGGGTATATCATCAGAATGCTATTCTGTCAGATTCAGATACCAAGCTTATTGGAATCCATTTTGATTTCTTTGGGGAATCCATTATTACACATGAAGAAGATATGGTAGTGAAAGAGGATGAAGTAATGGACGATAAATTCGCCTTTGAAGCCGTAACCGCTCCTTTCATGCCATTGTCACAAGAACCGATCTACTCCCCACCTCCCGAATGTGTTCATGCCATGGAACAACTCGTTCATGAATTCACCATGCGGCCTGCCGGTTATGAGTGGGTCTGTCGAGGGCTGCTGCTTGGAATTCTGACTTCGCTGCTCCGATCGCAAAACTCCCGAGATGCAGCTAAATCTTCTGTTCACACCGAACGGATCAGAGCATTAATAGAGGAGATAGAAGAGCGGTTAGCAGAACGCTGGACCAACAAATCTATGGCTGCGGCCATGAATATGCATGAAGACCATTTTGCCAAGCTCTTTCGTGAGGTCGCCGGTATGCCCCCCGGAGAATACCTCCGTTCGATCCGGCATAGGGAAGCTCGTAAACTGTTGCGAGAAACAGATTGGCCGATTGAAAGGGTAGGCGAGCAGGTCGGTTATCCCGATATTCATTATTTCAGTAGAGTATTTTCGGCGAATGAGGGGATATCTCCACGTGCGTATCGTAAGTTGTCTCGGATTCTCTAA
- a CDS encoding CPBP family intramembrane glutamic endopeptidase, which produces MSNKGAQKRVFGGNYMTLSKALKFLILNCILIVIIYSLQYVFNFLTYDINGPMTWMMSHSERLANNTDFISAFSWYLVQFLITCLLIHYFLRKGLKEVGFSTLNLQLSMKYIKYFILIFPFVVVICCALIYSTLGLQPLIEQYEGRNVIYAVKDIMIFGTLPGLSEEPFFRIFVIQFFLLFWFKRFNSLSPNGINMMVFLSSFYFMLGHIFINWSPFYLKYDVIQLITAFILGIYYTVTYLKTKSILASIVCHSYSDFIIYLMGYLLYFYNR; this is translated from the coding sequence ATGAGTAATAAAGGCGCTCAGAAGAGAGTTTTTGGAGGTAACTATATGACCTTATCTAAAGCACTCAAATTTTTGATTCTTAATTGTATTTTAATCGTCATTATTTATTCTCTGCAGTATGTATTTAACTTTCTTACTTATGATATAAACGGGCCAATGACATGGATGATGAGCCATTCAGAGAGATTAGCTAACAATACAGATTTTATAAGTGCATTTTCTTGGTATCTTGTTCAATTTTTGATTACCTGCTTGCTCATTCATTATTTCTTACGGAAGGGATTAAAGGAAGTCGGTTTTAGTACATTAAATCTGCAGCTTAGCATGAAGTACATCAAGTATTTTATATTGATATTTCCTTTCGTTGTCGTTATATGCTGTGCACTAATTTATTCAACTCTTGGTCTTCAGCCTTTAATTGAACAATATGAAGGTAGAAATGTAATATATGCTGTAAAAGATATTATGATATTTGGTACATTACCTGGATTAAGTGAAGAACCATTCTTTCGGATTTTCGTTATTCAATTTTTTCTGTTGTTTTGGTTCAAACGTTTTAACTCTCTGAGTCCAAATGGTATAAACATGATGGTCTTTTTGTCTTCTTTTTATTTTATGCTAGGACACATCTTTATAAATTGGTCTCCCTTTTATTTGAAATACGATGTGATTCAGCTGATAACTGCCTTTATTCTAGGAATTTATTATACGGTCACTTATTTGAAAACAAAAAGTATTCTAGCCTCTATTGTATGCCACAGCTATTCCGATTTTATCATTTACCTTATGGGATATCTTTTATATTTTTATAATCGTTAA